Proteins encoded by one window of Fibrobacter sp. UWR4:
- a CDS encoding polysaccharide deacetylase family protein codes for MSVITAIPWNGYKAAASFTFDDASESHITNLFPLAEKLGIKVTCFLTGDSWYFRNNYGKFLQMAQAGHEMGNHTETHPKLTQLSDDDRRREILDYKKFLKKQMPDLPFNVFGTPYCDNNEEVQAIIGQEHYISRDCRGYGRITWDKEINWLSMDSKAWQRSLNTVDEFRQIARDTEAAGEWIIYMNHGVDEDQNNDYSINPSDLQEIMQQAIDLDMWIAPFGVVGAYHRAAFALKKATAKESDDGLSIQWKSPHSRMPSSISMKVRLNVDGNSKVFQKGNEIQQNSDGSYTIEFMDQALEIIL; via the coding sequence ATGAGCGTTATTACTGCAATTCCCTGGAATGGTTATAAAGCTGCAGCCAGCTTCACCTTTGACGACGCATCCGAAAGCCACATTACCAATCTCTTCCCCCTGGCAGAAAAATTAGGAATCAAGGTCACCTGTTTTTTGACCGGAGACAGCTGGTACTTCCGAAACAATTACGGCAAATTTTTGCAGATGGCGCAGGCCGGTCACGAAATGGGAAACCATACGGAAACCCACCCCAAGCTGACGCAATTAAGCGACGACGATCGTCGCCGGGAAATTCTGGATTACAAAAAATTCCTTAAAAAACAGATGCCTGATTTACCGTTCAATGTATTCGGGACACCTTATTGCGACAACAATGAGGAAGTCCAGGCAATCATCGGCCAGGAACATTACATCAGCCGCGATTGTCGCGGTTATGGCCGCATTACCTGGGATAAGGAAATTAATTGGCTGTCCATGGATTCCAAGGCATGGCAACGGTCCTTGAACACTGTGGATGAATTCAGGCAAATTGCCCGCGACACCGAAGCCGCAGGGGAATGGATCATCTACATGAATCACGGCGTTGATGAAGACCAGAACAACGACTATTCCATCAATCCTAGTGATCTTCAAGAAATTATGCAGCAGGCCATTGATTTGGATATGTGGATAGCCCCATTCGGAGTCGTAGGCGCCTATCATAGGGCAGCATTCGCTCTAAAAAAAGCAACTGCCAAAGAAAGCGATGACGGATTATCCATCCAATGGAAAAGCCCTCATTCCAGGATGCCCTCAAGCATATCCATGAAAGTCAGGTTAAATGTAGACGGTAACAGTAAGGTGTTCCAAAAAGGCAATGAAATCCAGCAGAACAGTGATGGTAGTTATACCATTGAGTTTATGGACCAAGCATTAGAAATCATCCTTTAA
- a CDS encoding glycosyl hydrolase family 8 codes for MNNILKVMLGATLLTSVAATAGKYPFPQNMASPHGYTVPFADTDMIKAHYSTWKGAWYDANQGWILSPEGTCSTVSEAIAYGMLITVYMDDETMFKKLYSTWKSNNASADGLGGMHWRIGCSGGTGSATDSDIDAALALVQASAQWSNSQYLSDAKSMINWIEQNDFNNTQLKPGSQWNDAFNPSYAGLANFKLFEKVSGKSSWSTHRSDVAKDLLACQNSKTGLVSDWCSWGSHQPTKTSASVAQTEDAGFFDDAARTPWRTAWAYYWYGDQDALSFNKKIANWLIPETKTASGINSGYYVNGEAELSDKRRFVSSTFSGGLGLAVSSLADDQSAKNYMETVYKVLANLTSCKTANGCGETDGGEKYYPSTLNLLYLLLMTGNMPNLYDMTGFTKFTPDPSLMRSSDSGVDGVQQKRGDTTVAISGFWNWGAYHDKYAETGTKMSPDSGSSPIFLRDGAYYADAVMEIGPEPKWTEDKAKVCKDTPAKCELKYPSAGIAMSFNKAESAVDLTKLGVKSLRITAKVEGPIRIALLNTATVEAGGEPGMFLKESSDYAVTLIDMTPDGFGTKDLDILDWVNVGKAPGGQEVLQTAKGLKFEVKDAKGGYGAISVKSVEFLDASGSVIDPSKITGIVISANPGATDPSNPGTVDPSNPGTVDPSNPGTVDPSNPGDIIGIVAGAVAAKSKIAVAGQQIQITAANNTAFAVFSMQGKVVASGKLAFGNASIAVPSKGVYMVRIGNKISKVNVK; via the coding sequence ATGAATAATATCTTAAAAGTAATGTTGGGTGCAACTTTGTTGACCTCTGTTGCTGCAACAGCAGGTAAGTACCCGTTCCCGCAGAATATGGCTAGCCCCCACGGCTACACTGTTCCGTTTGCAGATACCGACATGATCAAGGCTCATTACAGTACCTGGAAGGGCGCCTGGTACGATGCCAATCAGGGCTGGATTCTTTCTCCGGAAGGCACCTGCTCTACCGTTTCCGAAGCTATCGCTTACGGTATGTTGATTACCGTGTACATGGACGACGAAACCATGTTCAAGAAGCTGTATAGCACTTGGAAGTCCAACAACGCTTCTGCTGATGGCCTTGGTGGTATGCACTGGCGTATTGGTTGCAGCGGTGGTACCGGTTCTGCAACCGACTCCGATATTGACGCAGCCCTTGCTCTGGTCCAGGCTTCTGCCCAGTGGAGCAACTCCCAGTATCTTTCCGACGCAAAGAGCATGATCAACTGGATTGAACAGAATGACTTTAACAACACTCAGCTGAAGCCGGGTTCCCAGTGGAATGACGCTTTCAACCCCAGCTATGCAGGCCTTGCCAACTTTAAGCTGTTTGAAAAGGTTTCCGGAAAGTCTTCCTGGTCCACTCATCGTTCTGATGTCGCTAAGGACTTGCTGGCTTGCCAGAACTCCAAGACTGGTCTCGTTTCTGACTGGTGCTCCTGGGGTTCTCATCAGCCCACCAAGACTTCCGCATCTGTTGCTCAGACCGAAGACGCAGGCTTCTTTGATGACGCTGCACGTACTCCGTGGCGCACCGCTTGGGCTTACTACTGGTATGGTGACCAGGATGCTCTGTCTTTCAACAAGAAGATTGCTAACTGGCTCATTCCTGAAACCAAGACTGCTAGCGGCATCAACTCCGGTTACTATGTAAACGGTGAAGCAGAATTGTCCGACAAGCGTCGCTTCGTTTCCTCCACCTTCTCTGGCGGCCTCGGCTTGGCAGTTTCTTCTCTTGCTGATGACCAGTCTGCAAAGAACTACATGGAAACTGTTTATAAGGTTCTTGCTAACCTGACCAGCTGCAAGACTGCAAATGGTTGTGGTGAAACTGATGGTGGCGAAAAGTACTATCCGTCTACCTTGAACCTCCTTTACCTGTTGCTCATGACTGGTAACATGCCTAACCTCTATGATATGACTGGTTTCACCAAGTTCACTCCGGATCCGAGCCTCATGCGTTCTTCTGATTCTGGCGTTGATGGTGTCCAGCAGAAGCGTGGTGATACTACTGTTGCCATTTCTGGTTTCTGGAACTGGGGCGCATATCACGACAAGTATGCTGAAACCGGTACCAAGATGTCTCCGGACTCTGGTTCTTCTCCGATCTTCCTCCGCGACGGCGCTTACTATGCTGACGCTGTGATGGAAATTGGTCCGGAACCCAAGTGGACTGAAGATAAGGCTAAGGTTTGTAAGGATACCCCGGCGAAGTGTGAACTGAAGTATCCGTCCGCAGGTATCGCCATGTCCTTCAACAAGGCTGAATCCGCTGTTGACCTGACCAAGCTTGGTGTTAAGTCTCTCCGCATTACCGCTAAGGTGGAAGGTCCTATCCGTATTGCTCTCCTGAATACCGCAACTGTCGAAGCTGGTGGCGAACCGGGTATGTTCCTGAAGGAAAGCTCTGATTATGCAGTTACCCTTATCGATATGACTCCGGATGGCTTTGGTACCAAGGATCTTGACATTCTTGACTGGGTGAACGTTGGTAAGGCACCTGGTGGTCAGGAAGTTCTCCAGACTGCTAAGGGTCTGAAGTTCGAAGTGAAGGATGCAAAGGGTGGTTACGGCGCTATCTCCGTGAAGTCTGTTGAATTCCTGGATGCTAGCGGCTCCGTAATCGATCCGTCTAAGATTACTGGCATTGTTATTTCTGCAAACCCGGGTGCAACCGATCCTTCCAATCCGGGCACTGTTGACCCGTCTAACCCGGGTACCGTTGATCCGTCTAACCCGGGTACTGTTGATCCTTCCAATCCGGGTGACATCATCGGCATCGTCGCAGGTGCTGTTGCTGCCAAGTCCAAGATTGCAGTTGCAGGTCAGCAGATCCAGATTACCGCTGCTAACAACACCGCATTCGCAGTGTTCAGCATGCAGGGTAAGGTTGTTGCTAGCGGCAAGCTCGCCTTCGGTAACGCATCCATCGCAGTTCCCAGCAAGGGAGTCTACATGGTTCGCATTGGCAACAAGATCAGCAAGGTGAACGTGAAGTAA
- a CDS encoding acyltransferase, whose protein sequence is MSKSAYFPAIDGLRLLASLNIVFLHLASSSAFDYAAKYTWLKPIVSGPAFSAGMFFVLAGFLFASKFSDPDRRIAVVPFMFSRIAKLYRLHFICTVLMFIALAVKFHGVENLSHPVRSLALHLTLLWSLVPELGMKLNEPSWALTGFFICYAFTPAAAKFFFKIKNVKWLWVLFFISFIPGIIQGLIFGCTTWYSPDYGIRFRFFHMFPAMHVCEYFFGMIIFRLYQERQFAFLEKNFVAGFCQAFLLIVLYITCYAGQNWVHHQAAYFIVRHSAPILITGLFIMSLIPAKGFLARLFCIPIVRTVGRASFYPYLLHLPLITIGWGITNMNTPQATAVLVAFLYTVSPLYLNFKTKRKKAKLQKETVLVNESGTKNNL, encoded by the coding sequence ATGTCAAAGTCCGCCTATTTTCCCGCGATTGATGGCCTGCGTCTGCTGGCTTCCCTGAACATTGTGTTCTTGCATCTGGCGTCCTCTAGCGCCTTTGACTATGCTGCAAAATATACCTGGTTAAAACCCATTGTCAGTGGACCCGCCTTTTCAGCAGGAATGTTCTTTGTGTTGGCCGGCTTCTTGTTTGCCAGTAAGTTTAGCGATCCCGACCGTCGTATTGCGGTAGTGCCCTTTATGTTCAGTCGAATTGCGAAACTATACCGTCTGCATTTTATTTGTACCGTATTGATGTTTATCGCCCTTGCGGTCAAGTTTCATGGGGTGGAAAACTTGTCCCATCCGGTTCGTAGTCTGGCTTTGCATCTGACTTTACTCTGGTCTCTTGTGCCTGAACTAGGGATGAAGCTGAATGAACCCTCCTGGGCTTTAACCGGATTCTTCATTTGTTATGCCTTTACTCCTGCCGCGGCCAAGTTCTTTTTCAAGATTAAGAATGTAAAGTGGCTGTGGGTCCTATTTTTTATTTCCTTTATTCCGGGGATTATTCAGGGGTTGATTTTTGGCTGTACCACTTGGTATTCCCCTGATTACGGTATCCGTTTCCGTTTTTTCCACATGTTTCCCGCAATGCATGTGTGTGAATACTTTTTCGGCATGATTATTTTCCGCCTCTACCAGGAACGTCAATTTGCTTTTCTGGAAAAGAACTTCGTAGCCGGGTTCTGCCAGGCGTTTCTTTTGATCGTTCTGTATATTACTTGCTATGCGGGGCAGAACTGGGTGCATCATCAGGCTGCCTATTTCATTGTCCGCCATTCCGCGCCCATTCTTATTACAGGTCTTTTTATTATGAGTCTTATTCCCGCCAAGGGGTTCCTGGCTCGACTTTTCTGTATTCCCATTGTACGTACGGTGGGAAGGGCTTCTTTCTATCCTTATTTGCTCCATTTGCCGTTGATTACCATTGGTTGGGGAATTACCAACATGAATACGCCTCAGGCGACAGCAGTTCTCGTTGCCTTCCTGTATACGGTCAGCCCTCTTTATCTGAACTTCAAGACGAAAAGAAAGAAGGCTAAATTGCAAAAGGAAACTGTTCTTGTGAACGAATCGGGAACAAAAAATAACTTGTAA